Proteins encoded within one genomic window of Halorussus salilacus:
- a CDS encoding PspA/IM30 family protein translates to MGVLSRMSYVVRSKINAILNRAEDPSETLDYSYEQMRDELQDVKQGIADLTTQKKRLEMQKRKLEENVEKHNEQARQAVQADREDLARQALEKKKTKMNQIEELEGQIADLQNTQDNLVEKKDQLQNRIEEFRTKKESMKARYEAAEAQTRVSEAMTGAGDEMEDVGRAIERAEERTEDMEARSQAMDELQDSGVFEDALSDKDSLDRELEDVRTSGEVDAELETLKAEMGKESADSGGSGGETDLETETETEVADEDIEAELEEIRDDDEN, encoded by the coding sequence ATGGGAGTACTCTCACGCATGTCGTACGTCGTCCGGTCGAAGATAAACGCCATCCTCAACCGGGCCGAGGACCCCTCGGAGACCCTCGATTACTCCTACGAGCAGATGCGCGACGAGCTTCAGGACGTCAAACAGGGCATCGCCGACCTCACCACCCAGAAGAAGCGTCTGGAGATGCAAAAGCGCAAGCTCGAGGAGAACGTCGAGAAGCACAACGAGCAGGCCCGGCAGGCCGTTCAGGCCGACCGCGAAGACCTCGCGCGCCAGGCCTTGGAGAAGAAGAAGACCAAGATGAACCAGATCGAGGAGCTGGAGGGCCAGATCGCCGACCTCCAGAACACGCAGGACAACCTCGTCGAGAAGAAAGACCAGCTCCAGAACCGCATCGAGGAGTTCCGCACCAAGAAAGAGAGCATGAAGGCCCGCTACGAGGCCGCCGAGGCCCAGACCCGCGTCTCGGAGGCCATGACCGGCGCTGGCGACGAGATGGAGGACGTGGGACGCGCCATCGAGCGCGCCGAGGAGCGCACCGAGGACATGGAGGCCCGCTCGCAGGCGATGGACGAACTCCAGGACTCGGGGGTCTTCGAGGACGCTCTCTCGGACAAGGACAGCCTCGACCGCGAACTCGAAGACGTCCGGACCTCCGGGGAGGTCGACGCCGAACTGGAGACGCTGAAGGCCGAGATGGGCAAGGAGTCGGCCGATTCGGGCGGCTCCGGTGGCGAGACCGACCTGGAGACCGAGACGGAGACCGAGGTCGCCGACGAGGACATCGAGGCGGAACTCGAAGAGATTCGGGACGACGACGAGAACTGA
- a CDS encoding zinc-binding dehydrogenase: MKAVQFTGHGGREVIEYGDVPDPTPDRDEVLVDVKAGALNHLDVWTRRGLPGLDLEMPHVPGSDAAGVVLEVGEDVTRFGPGDRVALSAGVSCGECEFCRDGEYSMCVNYHVIGEHVPGVHGEMAAIPEDNLVEVPQGVEWETAAAAPLVFQTAWRMLLNRGDLQAGEKVLVLGASGGVGHAAVQIADYAGAEVYATASSEEKLRYAEAVGADHVVDYEAEDFAERVRELTDKRGVDMVVDHVGEATYPDSLRSLAKGGRVVTCGATTGPNPGAGLNRIFWNQLSVIGSTMANPGEVDDVLELVWDGTFEPRIRDVLPMSETARAHEMLEDREGFGKVVVVPDSEYDRA; encoded by the coding sequence ATGAAAGCCGTCCAGTTCACCGGCCACGGCGGTCGGGAGGTCATCGAGTACGGCGACGTCCCGGACCCGACGCCCGACCGCGACGAGGTCCTCGTGGACGTGAAGGCGGGCGCGCTCAACCACCTCGACGTGTGGACCCGCCGGGGACTGCCCGGCCTCGACCTCGAGATGCCCCACGTCCCCGGGAGCGACGCCGCGGGAGTCGTCCTCGAAGTCGGCGAGGACGTGACCCGGTTCGGCCCCGGCGACCGGGTGGCGCTGTCGGCGGGCGTCTCCTGCGGCGAGTGCGAGTTCTGCCGCGACGGGGAGTACTCGATGTGCGTGAACTACCACGTCATCGGCGAGCACGTTCCGGGCGTCCACGGCGAGATGGCCGCGATTCCCGAGGACAACCTCGTCGAGGTCCCGCAGGGGGTCGAGTGGGAGACCGCGGCGGCCGCACCGCTCGTCTTCCAGACCGCGTGGCGGATGCTCCTCAACCGGGGCGACCTGCAGGCGGGCGAGAAGGTGCTCGTGCTGGGCGCGTCGGGCGGCGTCGGCCACGCCGCGGTCCAGATAGCCGACTACGCGGGCGCGGAGGTGTACGCCACCGCCTCCTCCGAGGAGAAGCTCCGGTACGCCGAGGCCGTCGGGGCCGACCACGTCGTCGACTACGAGGCCGAGGACTTCGCCGAGCGCGTCCGTGAACTGACCGACAAGCGCGGCGTCGACATGGTGGTCGACCACGTCGGCGAGGCGACCTACCCCGACTCGCTCAGGAGCCTCGCGAAGGGCGGGCGGGTCGTGACCTGCGGGGCGACCACCGGCCCGAACCCCGGCGCGGGCCTCAACCGCATCTTCTGGAACCAGCTTTCGGTCATCGGCTCGACGATGGCGAACCCCGGCGAGGTCGACGACGTGCTCGAACTCGTCTGGGACGGCACGTTCGAGCCCCGAATCCGGGACGTCCTGCCGATGAGCGAGACAGCCCGCGCCCACGAGATGCTCGAAGACCGCGAGGGCTTCGGCAAGGTCGTGGTCGTCCCCGACAGCGAGTACGACAGAGCATGA
- a CDS encoding antitoxin VapB family protein yields MGTKTIGLRDDVYERLKSRKREGESFTDLMDRLMDETTPDWREGFGTLSEGEADELESFVRESREATAEGLSTRQIEALGVLSEVDDDDETA; encoded by the coding sequence ATGGGGACGAAGACAATCGGCCTCCGAGACGACGTGTACGAACGTCTGAAATCCCGAAAGCGGGAGGGAGAGAGCTTCACCGACCTGATGGACCGACTGATGGACGAGACGACGCCCGATTGGCGCGAAGGGTTCGGGACGCTCTCGGAGGGAGAGGCCGACGAACTCGAATCGTTCGTCCGCGAATCGCGCGAAGCGACCGCCGAAGGACTGTCGACCCGACAGATCGAGGCGCTCGGAGTGCTGTCGGAGGTGGACGATGACGACGAAACTGCTTGA
- a CDS encoding DUF7126 family protein — MKAIVVGPDEDGLTDALEAEGVEVTRIEELGTRPALEEAGITDADALVLTLAAGATAIPVAKDLNDDVRVVVYAGDDLPDFARGQADFIVDPRLLSAQAVAEELAG; from the coding sequence ATGAAGGCCATCGTCGTCGGACCCGACGAGGACGGACTGACCGACGCCCTCGAAGCCGAGGGGGTCGAAGTCACGCGAATCGAGGAGCTGGGCACCCGCCCGGCGCTCGAAGAGGCTGGCATCACCGACGCCGACGCGCTCGTGCTGACGCTCGCGGCGGGCGCGACCGCGATTCCGGTCGCCAAGGACCTCAACGACGACGTTCGGGTCGTGGTGTACGCCGGGGACGACCTGCCCGACTTCGCGCGCGGGCAGGCCGACTTCATCGTCGACCCCCGGTTGCTGTCGGCGCAGGCGGTCGCC
- the guaA gene encoding glutamine-hydrolyzing GMP synthase — MVNPEEFIDEKVTEIREEVGDANAVIALSGGVDSSTAAALAYEALGDQLTPVYVDTGLMRKGETDEIRETFDYMDSLRIVDAKDRFLDELAGVTDPEEKRHVIGEQFIREFETVAEEVDADYLVQGTIYPDRIESEGTIKSHHNVGGLPEVVDFEGIVEPMRDLYKDEVREVARALDLEEIIAERMPFPGPGLAVRIIGEVTEEKLEVAREANHVVEEELEEHEPWQALAAVLGKATGVKGDNRVHGWVVAVRSVESRDGMTARAQEVDWETLQRIQSRITGVHENVARVVYDVTHKPPATIEYE, encoded by the coding sequence ATGGTGAACCCCGAGGAGTTCATCGACGAGAAGGTCACCGAGATTCGCGAGGAGGTCGGCGACGCCAACGCGGTCATCGCGCTGTCGGGCGGGGTCGACTCCTCGACCGCCGCCGCGCTGGCCTACGAGGCTCTCGGCGACCAACTCACCCCGGTCTACGTCGATACCGGCCTGATGCGCAAGGGCGAGACCGACGAGATTCGGGAGACGTTCGACTACATGGACAGTCTCCGCATCGTCGACGCGAAAGACCGCTTCCTCGACGAACTCGCGGGCGTGACCGACCCCGAGGAGAAGCGCCACGTCATCGGCGAGCAGTTCATCCGGGAGTTCGAGACGGTCGCCGAGGAGGTCGACGCCGACTATCTCGTCCAGGGCACCATCTACCCCGACCGCATCGAGAGCGAGGGCACCATCAAGTCCCACCACAACGTCGGCGGCCTCCCCGAGGTCGTCGACTTCGAGGGCATCGTCGAACCGATGCGGGACCTCTACAAGGACGAGGTCCGCGAGGTCGCGCGCGCGCTCGACCTCGAAGAGATAATCGCCGAGCGGATGCCGTTCCCCGGTCCCGGACTCGCGGTCCGCATCATCGGCGAGGTCACCGAGGAGAAGCTCGAAGTCGCCCGCGAGGCCAACCACGTAGTCGAGGAGGAACTGGAGGAACACGAGCCGTGGCAGGCGCTCGCGGCCGTCCTCGGCAAGGCGACCGGCGTCAAGGGCGACAACCGGGTCCACGGCTGGGTCGTCGCGGTCCGCTCGGTCGAGAGCCGCGACGGCATGACCGCCCGCGCCCAGGAGGTCGACTGGGAGACCCTCCAGCGCATCCAGAGCCGCATCACCGGGGTCCACGAGAACGTCGCGCGGGTCGTCTACGACGTAACCCACAAACCGCCCGCGACCATCGAGTACGAGTGA
- a CDS encoding DNA-methyltransferase → MGYELFQGNSFQVLEEEFEEDSLHAVVTDPPYSVIEFETAHVEKMRDGTGGVWRIPPELDGSKRKPLPRFTVLTEDDKDKLRTFFQQFGEAIERVLRPGGHVFVACTQLLMHEVSQQLDEAGLERRDVLVRETKTLRGGDRPKGAHDHPEYKMVSSMPRVYWEPWLLYRKPFDGRLEENLEEWQTGGLRRESDERPFTDLLGNGKTPKRETEIVENAHPGKDRDKEAHPNLKPQKLMRELCHAALPLRDGTILDPFMGSGSTIAAAHALGYDAVGIELDETFYEMAQNAIPELAEVPTEIEKRDDVEEHRTQSRSLSDFS, encoded by the coding sequence ATGGGATATGAGCTGTTTCAAGGCAACTCTTTCCAAGTCTTAGAGGAGGAGTTCGAAGAGGACTCCCTGCACGCGGTGGTGACGGACCCGCCGTATTCGGTTATCGAATTCGAAACCGCACACGTCGAAAAGATGCGAGACGGCACGGGCGGCGTCTGGCGAATTCCCCCCGAACTGGACGGAAGCAAACGAAAGCCGCTTCCACGGTTCACAGTTCTGACCGAGGACGACAAGGACAAGCTTCGCACCTTCTTCCAGCAGTTCGGTGAGGCTATCGAACGTGTGCTCCGTCCGGGCGGACATGTGTTCGTCGCTTGCACTCAACTGCTGATGCACGAGGTCTCCCAACAATTGGACGAAGCCGGATTAGAACGCCGCGACGTTCTCGTCCGCGAGACCAAGACGCTCCGCGGCGGAGACCGACCAAAGGGCGCGCACGACCACCCCGAGTACAAGATGGTGTCGTCGATGCCACGCGTCTACTGGGAGCCGTGGTTGCTCTACCGCAAGCCGTTCGATGGACGCTTGGAGGAGAATCTAGAGGAGTGGCAAACAGGAGGACTCCGCCGCGAATCCGACGAACGGCCGTTCACCGACCTGCTCGGAAACGGAAAGACACCGAAACGAGAGACGGAAATCGTCGAGAACGCACACCCCGGGAAAGACCGCGACAAGGAAGCACATCCGAACCTGAAACCCCAGAAACTGATGCGGGAACTCTGCCACGCCGCACTCCCGCTTCGCGACGGAACGATTCTCGACCCGTTCATGGGGAGTGGTTCGACTATCGCGGCGGCGCATGCACTCGGATACGACGCGGTGGGCATCGAACTGGACGAGACGTTCTACGAGATGGCCCAGAACGCCATCCCCGAGCTCGCCGAAGTCCCGACAGAGATCGAAAAGCGAGACGACGTGGAGGAGCACCGCACCCAGTCGCGGTCTCTCTCCGACTTTAGCTGA
- the pyrG gene encoding glutamine hydrolyzing CTP synthase, whose translation MPTEPETDYDPSLGNKFIFVTGGVMSGLGKGITAASTGRLLANAGFDVTAVKIDPYLNVDAGTMNPFQHGEVYVLKDGGEVDLDLGNYERFLDIDMTFDHNVTTGKTYQHVIEKERAGDYLGKTVQIIPHVTDDIKRRVREAAEGHDVCIVEVGGTVGDIEGMPFLEALRQFAHEEDEDDFLLTHVTLVPYSKNGEQKTKPTQHSVKELRSIGLQPDILVGRCEDELDPSTKEKIALFCDVPTDAVFSNPDVADIYHVPLMVEEEGLDEYVMERLGLADDALPESERDNEWRDLVTQDTHGEVDIALVGKYDLEDAYISVNEALKHAGLEKNVDVNVRWVDSEEMDDAHEKRLREADGVVVPGGFGSRGTEGKIEAIRYARENGVPYLGLCLGFQLAVVEYARNVLGLEGAHSAEIDPETPHPVIDLLPEQYDLEDLGGTMRLGAHETTIEPGTLAERVYGGTYCTERHRHRYEVNPEYFDAFDESGLVFSGESGNRMEILELEGHPYFFGTQFHPEFRSRPTRASPPFVGLLEAVLDRPETDATPEEVEA comes from the coding sequence ATGCCGACGGAACCCGAAACCGATTACGACCCTTCTCTCGGGAACAAGTTCATCTTCGTGACCGGGGGCGTGATGTCCGGGCTTGGCAAGGGCATCACGGCCGCGAGCACGGGGAGACTGCTCGCCAACGCCGGGTTCGACGTGACCGCGGTCAAGATAGACCCCTACCTCAACGTCGACGCCGGGACGATGAACCCCTTCCAGCACGGGGAGGTGTACGTCCTCAAGGACGGCGGCGAGGTCGACCTCGATTTGGGGAACTACGAGCGCTTCCTCGACATCGACATGACGTTCGACCACAACGTCACCACGGGCAAGACCTACCAGCACGTCATCGAGAAGGAGCGGGCGGGCGATTATCTGGGGAAGACGGTCCAGATCATCCCGCACGTCACCGACGACATCAAGCGCCGGGTCCGGGAGGCCGCCGAGGGCCACGACGTCTGCATCGTGGAGGTCGGGGGCACCGTAGGTGACATCGAGGGGATGCCGTTTCTCGAAGCCCTCCGGCAGTTCGCCCACGAGGAAGACGAGGACGATTTCTTGCTCACGCACGTCACGCTCGTCCCCTACTCGAAGAACGGCGAGCAGAAGACCAAGCCGACCCAGCACTCGGTGAAGGAACTGCGCTCTATCGGCCTCCAGCCCGACATTCTTGTCGGGCGTTGCGAGGACGAACTCGACCCCTCCACCAAGGAGAAGATAGCCCTGTTCTGCGACGTGCCGACCGACGCCGTCTTCTCGAACCCCGACGTGGCCGACATCTACCACGTCCCGCTGATGGTCGAGGAGGAGGGCCTCGACGAGTACGTGATGGAGCGACTCGGCCTCGCCGACGACGCCCTGCCCGAGTCCGAGCGTGACAACGAGTGGCGCGACCTCGTCACTCAGGACACCCACGGCGAGGTCGACATCGCGCTGGTGGGCAAGTACGACCTCGAAGACGCCTACATCTCGGTCAACGAGGCGCTCAAGCACGCCGGACTGGAGAAGAACGTCGACGTGAACGTCCGCTGGGTCGACAGCGAGGAGATGGACGACGCCCACGAGAAGCGTCTGCGAGAGGCCGACGGCGTCGTGGTCCCCGGCGGGTTCGGGTCCCGCGGGACGGAGGGCAAGATCGAGGCCATCCGGTACGCCCGCGAGAACGGCGTGCCGTACCTCGGGCTGTGTCTCGGCTTCCAGCTCGCGGTCGTGGAGTACGCCCGGAACGTCCTCGGACTGGAGGGCGCACACTCAGCCGAAATCGACCCCGAGACGCCCCACCCGGTCATCGACCTCCTGCCCGAGCAGTACGACCTCGAAGACCTCGGCGGGACGATGCGGCTCGGGGCCCACGAGACGACCATCGAACCCGGCACGCTGGCCGAGCGGGTGTACGGCGGGACCTACTGCACCGAGCGCCACCGCCACCGCTACGAGGTCAACCCCGAGTACTTCGACGCGTTCGACGAGTCCGGGCTGGTGTTCTCGGGCGAGTCGGGCAACCGGATGGAGATACTCGAACTGGAGGGCCACCCGTACTTCTTCGGGACCCAGTTCCACCCCGAGTTCCGGTCGCGGCCGACCCGCGCGAGCCCGCCGTTCGTCGGCCTGCTGGAGGCGGTCCTCGACCGCCCGGAGACCGACGCGACCCCCGAGGAGGTGGAGGCCTGA
- a CDS encoding MogA/MoaB family molybdenum cofactor biosynthesis protein — MVDFQSRDTRRGNDDEESQRESESAPETEPDHEEGHDHGGEGDHADHDHHAHDVESLGAAVVTVSSSRSLSDDPSGDAVVAGLEAAGHGVVSRDLVDDDFDGVQGSVNALARRDDVDVVVTTGGTGVTPDDVTVEAVEPLFDKELPGFGELFRLLSFDEIGTRVVGTRATAGVAEGTLVFCLPGSEDAARLGTEEIIAEEAGHLAGLAGR, encoded by the coding sequence ATGGTCGATTTCCAGTCACGGGACACGCGCCGCGGCAACGACGACGAGGAGAGCCAGCGCGAGTCCGAGAGCGCCCCCGAGACCGAACCGGACCACGAGGAGGGCCACGACCACGGCGGCGAGGGCGACCACGCCGACCACGACCATCACGCCCACGACGTCGAGTCGCTCGGCGCGGCGGTCGTCACGGTGTCGTCGTCGCGGTCGCTGTCGGACGACCCCTCCGGCGACGCCGTCGTCGCGGGTCTCGAAGCGGCGGGTCACGGCGTCGTCAGCCGCGACCTCGTCGACGACGACTTCGACGGCGTCCAGGGGTCGGTGAACGCGCTGGCCCGGCGCGACGACGTGGACGTGGTGGTCACGACCGGCGGGACCGGCGTCACCCCCGACGACGTGACCGTCGAGGCGGTCGAACCGCTGTTCGACAAGGAGCTTCCGGGGTTCGGCGAGCTGTTCCGCCTGCTATCGTTCGACGAGATCGGGACTAGAGTCGTCGGCACGCGCGCGACCGCGGGCGTGGCCGAGGGCACGCTGGTCTTCTGCCTGCCGGGAAGCGAGGACGCTGCCCGATTGGGCACCGAGGAGATAATCGCGGAAGAAGCGGGTCACCTCGCGGGACTGGCCGGGCGCTGA
- a CDS encoding NUDIX hydrolase yields the protein MSTDDTTADASAPGTDERHENARQHVVAVDADDEEQEVVNRLDAHTGDGIRHRAFTSLVFDGDGNILLAQRAPDKRLWCTWWDGTVASHPVQGQSQEEATRQRLEEELGITPDQYDDLRVTDRFEYKRYFENAGVEHEVCAVLKLTLDDTSLDPNEEEVAGLMWVPYERLHEHPEWYRQLRLCPWFEIAMRRDFE from the coding sequence ATGAGCACGGACGACACGACCGCCGACGCCAGCGCGCCCGGCACCGACGAGCGCCACGAGAACGCCCGCCAGCACGTCGTCGCGGTCGACGCCGACGACGAGGAGCAGGAGGTCGTCAACCGCCTCGACGCCCACACCGGCGACGGCATCCGACACCGCGCGTTCACCTCGCTGGTGTTCGACGGCGACGGCAACATCCTGCTGGCCCAGCGCGCGCCCGACAAGCGCCTGTGGTGTACGTGGTGGGACGGCACCGTGGCCTCCCACCCGGTTCAGGGCCAGTCACAGGAGGAGGCCACCCGCCAGCGACTCGAAGAGGAACTGGGCATCACGCCCGACCAGTACGACGACCTCCGGGTGACCGACCGCTTCGAGTACAAGCGCTACTTCGAGAACGCCGGCGTCGAGCACGAGGTCTGTGCCGTCCTGAAGCTCACGCTCGACGACACCTCGCTCGACCCCAACGAGGAGGAGGTCGCGGGCCTGATGTGGGTGCCCTACGAGCGACTCCACGAGCACCCCGAGTGGTACCGCCAGCTCCGGCTCTGCCCGTGGTTCGAGATCGCGATGCGCCGGGACTTCGAGTAG
- a CDS encoding desampylase, giving the protein MTAPTLVVPTRIRDAIVAHAREGAPEEVCGVLAGTRDGDDHRVEARLPAANAAESPRTRYEIDPREQLDLLERIEGSDREVVGFYHSHPRGPVGPSETDAAQATWPGRSYAIASLAGPASEAGEDEASGDASLGSWRWTGDEFVEEALRVVDSETGGSDDPE; this is encoded by the coding sequence GTGACTGCGCCGACCCTCGTCGTCCCGACGCGAATCCGCGACGCCATCGTCGCCCACGCCCGCGAGGGCGCGCCCGAAGAAGTGTGCGGCGTCCTCGCGGGAACTCGCGACGGGGACGACCACCGCGTCGAGGCCCGTCTCCCGGCCGCGAACGCCGCCGAGTCGCCCCGGACGCGGTACGAGATCGACCCCCGCGAGCAGCTCGACCTGCTGGAGCGCATCGAGGGCTCCGACCGGGAGGTGGTGGGGTTCTACCACTCTCACCCCCGGGGTCCCGTCGGGCCGAGCGAGACCGACGCGGCGCAGGCGACGTGGCCCGGCCGGTCGTACGCCATCGCCTCGCTCGCGGGCCCCGCGAGCGAGGCGGGCGAGGACGAAGCGAGCGGAGACGCGTCGCTCGGGTCGTGGCGCTGGACCGGCGATGAGTTCGTCGAGGAGGCGCTCCGAGTGGTGGATTCCGAGACGGGCGGTTCGGATGACCCGGAGTAG
- a CDS encoding type II toxin-antitoxin system VapC family toxin has protein sequence MTTKLLDTTFLIHYWAGRDAVAEYLEAREDTCEFATTAINLKEIAVGRKLQGQFDPREIRSKFEWVRVVPFGVEHAFSAGELEASLREDDDTNQQKVNALAGDLLIASVAAELGAPVVTRNVEDFELLDGVSVETY, from the coding sequence ATGACGACGAAACTGCTTGACACGACGTTTCTCATCCACTACTGGGCGGGACGAGACGCCGTGGCGGAGTACCTCGAAGCCCGCGAGGACACCTGCGAGTTCGCCACGACCGCCATCAATTTGAAAGAGATTGCGGTCGGACGGAAGCTACAGGGCCAGTTCGACCCCCGAGAGATACGTTCGAAGTTCGAGTGGGTCCGAGTCGTCCCCTTCGGCGTCGAACACGCCTTTTCGGCTGGCGAATTGGAAGCGAGTCTGCGAGAAGACGACGACACCAATCAACAGAAGGTGAACGCGCTCGCTGGCGACCTCCTTATCGCGTCGGTCGCGGCGGAGTTGGGTGCACCGGTCGTCACCCGAAACGTCGAGGACTTCGAACTGCTCGACGGTGTCTCTGTGGAAACGTACTGA
- a CDS encoding dienelactone hydrolase family protein, producing the protein MNSEDLPIPGARDVRATLDAPEDADPDAVVVACPPHPQHRGHRGDARLTAVSEYLTDRGIECLRFDYGDWDEGYGEREDARNALRWADERYDRVGIFGFSFGTAVAALAAATVESRPDAVSLLAPTPRLADDLDTVAALDDLAGPVQVVYGTRDDTVDWKPVVERARELEYEVVEIRGDHFFVGQHAKVADAVGGFLVGAISDE; encoded by the coding sequence ATGAACTCCGAGGACCTGCCGATTCCCGGCGCGCGGGACGTTCGCGCGACCCTCGACGCGCCCGAGGACGCCGACCCGGACGCGGTGGTCGTCGCCTGTCCACCCCACCCACAGCACCGGGGCCACCGCGGCGACGCGCGCCTGACCGCGGTCAGCGAGTACCTCACCGACCGCGGAATCGAGTGCCTGCGGTTCGACTACGGCGACTGGGACGAGGGCTACGGCGAGCGCGAGGACGCGCGCAACGCCCTCCGGTGGGCCGACGAGCGCTACGACCGCGTCGGAATCTTCGGCTTCAGCTTCGGGACCGCGGTCGCCGCGCTCGCGGCGGCGACCGTCGAGTCCCGACCCGACGCCGTCTCGCTTCTCGCGCCCACCCCGAGACTCGCCGACGATTTGGACACGGTGGCCGCGCTCGACGACCTCGCGGGGCCGGTACAGGTCGTCTACGGAACGCGCGACGACACCGTCGACTGGAAGCCGGTGGTCGAGCGCGCGCGGGAATTGGAGTACGAGGTGGTCGAGATACGCGGCGACCACTTCTTCGTGGGCCAGCACGCGAAGGTCGCCGACGCGGTGGGCGGCTTTCTGGTCGGAGCGATTTCGGACGAGTAG
- a CDS encoding ArsR family transcriptional regulator yields MGRVEEDAAFVVRSPHRTTVLTRLADGAAIPAQIREDTGLEYSRISEAANTLRERSLIELLVDDDTKRGRLYAVTDRGEEALKFMRENGMLDDVNRYERR; encoded by the coding sequence ATGGGTCGGGTCGAAGAGGACGCGGCGTTCGTCGTACGCTCTCCACACCGAACGACGGTTCTCACGCGGTTAGCCGACGGTGCCGCAATTCCCGCCCAGATACGTGAGGATACCGGGCTGGAATACTCGCGCATCTCAGAAGCCGCGAACACACTCCGCGAGCGAAGTCTCATCGAACTCCTCGTGGACGACGACACGAAGCGAGGGCGGCTTTACGCTGTCACCGACCGGGGTGAAGAGGCCCTGAAGTTCATGCGAGAGAACGGAATGCTGGACGACGTGAACCGATACGAGCGACGATGA